A window from Canis lupus familiaris isolate Mischka breed German Shepherd chromosome 18, alternate assembly UU_Cfam_GSD_1.0, whole genome shotgun sequence encodes these proteins:
- the OR10W1 gene encoding olfactory receptor family 10 subfamily W member 1, with the protein MTWGNRSLLMEFGFLAYPSHPELRVLSFLGVSLIYTLIISGNVLIVVAIQTEARLHTPMYYFLGSLSGIEICYTAVVVPHILANILRPEKTITLLGCATQMIFFIGLGSADCFLLAAMAYDRYVAICHPLQYPLTMTLTLCVRLVMASVVIGLFLSTQLVAFIFSLPFCRARSIEHFFCDVPPVMRLVCANSHVHEQSVLVAATLAIAMPFFLIATSYTFIVAAVLKIHSTAGRHRAFSTCSSHLSVVLLQYGCCAFMYLRPNSSYYPKQDQFISLVYTLGTPLLNPLIYTLRNSEMKGTLGRVLTRNCLSQNN; encoded by the coding sequence ATGACCTGGGGAAATCGCTCACTGTTGATGGAATTTGGGTTCCTGGCCTATCCCTCCCACCCAGAGCTCCGTGTCTTGTCCTTCCTTGGAGTCAGCCTAATTTATACCTTGATCATCAGTGGGAATGTTCTAATTGTAGTGGCCATCCAGACAGAAGCCCGCCTACACACACCCATGTACTATTTCTTGGGAAGCCTCTCGGGAATAGAAATATGCTACACTGCTGTGGTGGTGCCCCACATCTTGGCCAACATCCTACGGCCAGAGAAGACCATCACCCTCCTGGGCTGTGCCACTCAGATGATCTTCTTCATCGGGCTCGGCAGTGCCGATTGCTTCCTCTTGGCTGCCATGGCCTATGACCGGTATGTTGCTATTTGCCACCCTTTGCAGTACCCTCTCACCATGACTTTAACTCTCTGTGTCCGCTTGGTCATGGCCTCTGTGGTGATTGGCTTGTTCCTGTCCACACAACTGGTGGCCTTCATCTTCTCTCTGCCATTCTGCCGGGCTCGGAGTATCGAGCATTTCTTTTGTGATGTCCCACCAGTGATGCGTCTTGTTTGTGCCAATAGCCATGTCCATGAGCAGTCAGTGCTGGTGGCAGCCACACTGGCCATTGCCATGCCTTTCTTCCTCATTGCCACTTCCTACACCTTCATTGTGGCTGCTGTGCTCAAGATTCACTCAACAGCTGGGCGTCACCGggccttctccacctgctctTCCCACCTCTCTGTGGTCCTGCTGCAGTATGGCTGTTGCGCCTTCATGTACCTGCGCCCCAACTCCAGCTACTATCCCAAGCAAGATCAGTTCATCTCACTGGTATACACATTGGGAACCCCACTGCTCAACCCACTTATCTACACCCTGAGGAACAGTGAAATGAAGGGGACCTTGGGGAGAGTTCTTACCAGGAATTGCCTCTCCCAGAACAACTAG